Proteins encoded together in one Gadus chalcogrammus isolate NIFS_2021 chromosome 18, NIFS_Gcha_1.0, whole genome shotgun sequence window:
- the si:ch73-103b11.2 gene encoding restin homolog isoform X4: MSSKDGTCRKFQANIFNKSKCQNCFKPRESHLLNDEDLNQAKPTYGGWLLLAPEGTNFDNPLHRSRKWQRRFFVLYEHGLLRYALDEMPSTLPQGTINMNQCSDVVDGEGRTGQKNSLAILTPERDHFVRAECKEIINGWQEALTIYPRTNKHNLKKKRKVEPPTPQEPGPAKVAVTSVGDSGGLCWGPGGGGSSIAGAERVPATRASLWQDEAPARWSRAPASIPYSRSSSCISQLDQPQDRSGAPATQDDGAVVAGGGRKPRVESGYFSLEKTKYEPFDSLQHPPQHLPLSAAPVPPGTSNHRRSQVIGRIKEGPPLECMDTQVSTETASDPVSAPRQGRAERRYMANRPEMSLDAGRGPSTDVSAASSLRRAKSLDRRAADASATPDLLNFKKGWMTKLYDDGMWKKHWFVLTDQSLRYYKDSIAEEACDLDGEVDLSSCYDVTEFPVQRNYGFQILSKEGACTLSAMTSGIRRNWIQAILKNVRPATAPDVTRKHLALKLSVLKSRSLPEEQAKTQLAQCLQSPTDPLAGPEGSGAEVPAQPAGAPVPSPEPRKSRVRERRREGRSKTYDWSEFRTGQTTDPLDLSSVLPSSSTSSSYASSTASSPGSSTSSPQTSSSVSAPPPRISAATSLDGVAEERARRSDQGRVAGGPAPNTVTVTMTTTLNAAPAPQPRPSPPPDQGAMEVDGQVKAGPEGDSRRRGGVEREEEREEDHQGVIEEHWHQVETTPLREEKQVPIATATTIGAERRPPRELATLLNKELGEKQQELDRLQEQNLHLKEQLDEARGREHSAREGYVLQSSSTPCSSPHRLQRQSPHKLGMHTHGDPEPPLEVVPQQLPTLRRSLTENQGSVGRQEVQIQALQAKLASAMAEILASEQAVVRMRNELKLEQERSRDHEEEFGRSEDTLRAQLRENEDRLREVEASLLERNQVLRHLERQQALQRDHQREVQRLQERLKEVSGRLSATEEAQALKEERLRQDQQGIQEAYESEKQHLTGLLLEAEISQKEMESKLWEAELQVETLLRGRRSSCGKEEREEVLKLKEELSQKTSLVDTLRESVRRLEEEKGHLTCRCQELLNQIAEADREVNKLRSRLDTEEADYHSLEQSYKRASQEFQSMSQFLREKEEEIRQTKAMYDRLVACKDEDLKEALVKMAVLGNSLEETEQKLLAKDELMSQISDTLRVQGEPCGAERDLQAKLVIAEDRIAELEQHLKTLQLGYADLHIERHRLEQEHEEDLAESAYNTNNFTVGKQPLGKRQRIRFSNIQCQKYMSLDSSQVDSSEGIIQGMGEETTSSSPTPPQYSSDPEKFISVIHALETKLVSTEEKLRNLTQKLDGHILVQSEDLHASEQPANQVSSVGGGVSSVGGGCVIAAATDQYAKALVCIETSQEKVRSLLLGSHEPTECQLLLLSEVEKELLNATLYIRQGEKTLEGHMPQYPNYPLDTVDGKELGEEMSLFAKTLSYEALVLNKMALLIQNSNSDLLQGFDEMHKELEMVNSADGDCLAVVYADVLSRKLVLESAFWKDLEKVKTQCKIQQTKDSDLAQKPEGDVGSADVDVDTTEIITTVVKAELTYSIQNLKLLYEDKFRSIQQELISAHNNLQKRDMALQEIFEALPSPDLKHIVEDIRKSLFGQKKRLADISPPELAPYMEQIEMEEAKDMAEEFLNRHLPQNLSSSTVNSLASLPHAQSALAAELLKQAALLHRCSEEIGKSGSFEGLASLIRTLPGHQASRGLVSGSLCMREALIQAQVAYVACRLRAVHQQDLNRCRQTGRDMDTLVQDHARSVSAIHQSYESSLSEERLGFGQMVSSLQEENQELRKELSERLNQLSQQQRQLLDLGQNFEREQEEMSQRHKQELSQAEQSRATTELALMEAATDSQHKVEVLLGDMETLAERQEKHVRNLEEQFQEKLRELQHVQKEEIRKLQSHYMETIRCIQEKQQKKKNPDSPPLGDEACAMSSPMEEEEQGYAGDVGSRAEVDPMVVLKDRILELETQINCMREELDSKHLAGDVSSLKEKYQRDLESLKATCERGFAAMEETHQKVVEDLQRQHQREVSKLLEERERLLAEETAATIFAIEAMKNAHKEDLEKTQRPALSGLNSDIDQLHSQYEAELQSVHRELEVLSEQYSQKCLENAHLAQALEAERNALRQCQRENQELNSHNQELNNRLTDEIMKIRSCFSGQTDLSPLTHGKDLYELEVLLRIKESEIQYLKQEIHSLKDELQSALRDKKYSSDKYKDIYTELSIVKAKADCDIGKLKEKLLVATEALGERKVDGTVAPGYDIMKSKSTPDFLKKERMPLTKQLRGVRSKSLKEGLTVQERMKLFEAKDSKKI; this comes from the exons CGAGCGGGTCCCGGCCACCCGGGCCAGCCTGTGGCAGGACGAGGCCCCCGCCCGCTGGTCCCGGGCCCCCGCCTCCATCCCCTACAGCCGCAGCTCGTCCTGCATCAGCCAGCTGGACCAGCCCCAGGACCGCAGCGGCGCCCCCGCCACCCAGGACg ACGGCGCGGTGGTGGCGGGCGGCGGCCGTAAGCCTCGCGTGGAGAGCGGCTACTTCTCCCTGGAGAAGACCAAGTACGAGCCCTTCGACTCCCTGCAGCACCCCCCCCAGCACCTGCCCCTCTCCgccgcccccgtccccccggGGACCTCCAACCACAG GCGCTCGCAGGTGATTGGTCGCATTAAGGAAGGTCCGCCCCTGGAGTGCATGGACACGCAGGTCTCCACGGAGACGGCCTCTGACCCGGTGTCTGCTCCGAGACAGGGCAGGGCTGAGCGACGCTACATGGCAAACCGACCA GAGATGTCCTTGGATGCTGGAAGGGGCCCCAGCACAGATGTTTCCGCCGCCTCCAGCCTGAGAAGAGCCAAGTCTCTGGACCGCAGAGCAGCCGACGCATCCGCCACA CCTGATCTGCTGAACTTCAAGAAGGGATGGATGACCAAGCTGTACGATGACGGAATG TGGAAGAAGCACTGGTTTGTGTTGACCGACCAGAGCCTGAGGTACTACAAGGACTCCATCGCAGAAGAG gcgtgtgaTCTGGACGGGGAGGTGGACCTGTCTTCCTGTTACGATGTCACCGAGTTCCCCGTACAGAGGAACTATGGCTTTCAGATCCTT agtaAGGAGGGAGCGTGCACACTGTCGGCCATGACGTCGGGCATCAGGAGGAACTGGATCCAGGCCATCCTGAAGAACGTGCGGCCGGCCACGGCCCCAGACGTCACCCG AAAGCATCTAGCTCTGAAGCTGTCAGTTCTCAAGTCAAG GTCGTTACCTGAAGAGCAGGCCAAGACCCAGCTGGCTCAGTGTCTCCAGTCCCCAACGGACCCTCTTGCTGGCCCTGAGGGCTCCGGGGCCGAGGTCCCCGCGCAGCCGGCAGGggcccccgtcccctcccccgAGCCCCGCAAGAGCCGCGTCCGGGAGCGTCGGCGGGAGGGCCGATCCAAGACCTACGACTGGTCAGAGTTCCGGACGGGGCAGACGACCGACCCCTTGGACCTCAGCTCTGTCctgccttcctcctccacctcctcgtcctaCGCCTCCTCCACGGCCTCCTCCCCCggctccagcacctcctccccccagacctcctcctccgtctccgccCCGCCTCCGCGGATCTCCGCGGCCACCAGCCTGGACGGGGTGGCGGAGGAGCGAGCGCGCCGGTCGGACCAGGGGCGCGTCGCCGGCGGTCCCGCGCCTAACACGGTCACCGTTACCATGACGACTACGCTGAACGCCGCGCCCGCGCCCCAGCCGCGGCCGTCTCCGCCCCCAGACCAGGGAGCGATGGAGGTGGACGGGCAGGTCAAGGCGGGCCCAGAGGGGGACTCGCGGCGGCGGGGCGGggtggagcgggaggaggagcgggaggaggatcACCAGGGGGTGATCGAGGAGCACTGGCATCAGGTGGAGACCACGCCCCTCAGGGAGGAGAAGCAGGTGCCCATCGCCACGGCGACCACCATCGGTGCCGAGCGACGCCCGCCGCGAGAACTGGCCACCCTGCTCAACAAGGAG CTGGGGGAGAAGCAGCAGGAACTGGACCGTCTGCAGGAGCAGAACCTCCATCTGAAGGAGCAGCTGGACGAGGCGCGAGGCCGCGAGCACAGCGCCAGGGAGGGCTACGTCCTGCAG AGTtcctccaccccctgctcctcGCCACACCGATTGCAACGGCAAAGTCCGCACAAGCTcggcatgcacacgcacggtGACCCAGAGCCCCCGCTGGAAGTCGTTCCACAGCAGCTCCCCACATTGAGGAGGAGCCTCACCGAGAACCAGGGCTCTGTAGGACGCCAAGAAGTCCAGATCCAGGCCCTGCAGGCCAAATTAGCCTCGGCAATGGCAGAGATCCTGGCCAGCGAGCAGGCTGTGGTCCGCATGCGCAATGAGCTGAAGTTGGAGCAGGAGCGCTCAAGGGACCACGAGGAGGAATTTGGCCGCAGTGAAGACACCCTGCGAGCTCAGCTCCGGGAAAACGAGGACAGGCTCCGCGAGGTCGAGGCCAGCCTCTTGGAGAGGAACCAGGTCCTCAGGCACCTGGAGAGGCAGCAGGCCCTTCAGAGAGACCACCAGAGGGAGGTCCAGAGGCTCCAGGAGAGGCTGAAGGAGGTGAGCGGCAGGTTGAGTGCTACAGAGGAGGCCCAGGCCCTGAAGGAGGAGCGCCTAAGGCAGGACCAACAGGGCATACAAGAGGCCTACGAGAGTGAGAAGCAGCACCTAACCGGGCTGTTATTGGAGGCCGAAATTTCccagaaggagatggagagtaAACTGTGGGAGGCAGAGTTGCAGGTTGAGACCCTGCTAAGAGGAAGGCGCTCCTCCtgtggaaaggaggagagggaggaggtgctgaAGCTAAAGGAGGAGCTGAGCCAGAAGACCAGCCTAGTGGACACCTTGAGGGAGAGCGTCCgtaggctggaggaggagaagggtcatcttacctgccgctgtcaggAACTCCTCAACCAGATAGCAGAAGCAGACCGCGAGGTGAACAAGCTGCGCAGCCGCTTGGACACTGAGGAGGCCGACTATCACAGCCTGGAGCAATCCTACAAACGAGCTTCACAGGAGTTCCAGAGCATGAGCCAGTTCCTccgggagaaagaggaggagatccGCCAGACGAAGGCCATGTACGACAGGCTGGTGGCGTGCAAGGATGAAGACCTCAAAGAAGCCCTCGTGAAGATGGCTGTCCTTGGAAACAGCTTGGAAGAGACGGAACAGAAACTTTTGGCCAAGGACGAGCTGATGTCTCAGATAAGTGACACCCTAAGGGTGCAGGGCGAGCCCTGCGGGGCAGAGAGGGACCTGCAGGCCAAACTGGTGATAGCAGAGGACCGCATTGCAGAGCTAGAGCAGCATCTCAAAACCCTACAGCTTGGCTATGCAGACTTACACATTGAACGCCACAGATTAGAGCAAGAGCACGAAGAGGATCTGGCAGAGTCGGCTTACAACACCAATAACTTCACGGTTGGAAAGCAGCCTCttggaaagagacagagaattCGCTTCTCCAACATTCAATGCCAAAAGTACATGAGCCTGGACAGCTCCCAGGTGGACAGCAGTGAAGGTATTATCCAGGGTATGGGAGAAGAAACGACCAGCTCATCACCCACACCTCCTCAGTATAGCAGTGACCCAGAGAAGTTCATCTCCGTCATACATGCCCTAGAAACTAAACTTGTGTCCACTGAGGAGAAGTTGAGAAACCTCACACAGAAGCTTGACGGCCATATCCTGGTCCAATCGGAAGACTTGCATGCATCCGAGCAACCAGCTAACCAGGTGTCCTCTGTTGGAGGAGGAGTGTCTTCTGTTGGAGGAGGATGTGTTATTGCTGCAGCTACAGACCAGTATGCCAAGGCCCTGGTGTGTATTGAGACCAGCCAAGAGAAGGTACGCAGCCTCCTCTTGGGCTCCCATGAGCCCACCGAGTGCCAGCTATTGTTGTTATCAGAGGTCGAGAAGGAGCTGCTCAATGCAACACTGTACATCAGGCAAGGCGAGAAAACCCTGGAAGGCCACATGCCACAGTATCCAAATTACCCATTAGATACTGTTGATGGCAAGGAGCTTGGGGAGGAAATGTCCCTCTTTGCAAAGACGTTGTCCTATGAGGCTCTTGTTTTGAACAAGATGGCTTTGTTGATACAGAATTCAAACTCCGACCTTCTGCAGGGTTTCGATGAAATGCATAAAGAATTGGAGATGGTGAATTCTGCTGATGGAGATTGCTTGGCAGTAGTGTACGCTGATGTTCTGTCCAGGAAGTTAGTATTGGAGAGTGCTTTCTGGAAAGATCTGGAGAAGGTGAAGACACAGTGTAAAATACAGCAAACAAAAGATTCAGACCTTGCTCAAAAACCAGAAGGGGATGTTGGCTCAGCTGATGTTGACGTTGACACCACAGAAATCATTACCACCGTTGTCAAAGCAGAACTCACATATTCCATTCAAAATCTTAAACTCCTCTATGAGGACAAATTCAGATCAATTCAACAGGAACTTATATCAGCCCATAATAACCTACAGAAACGAGACATGGCTCTACAAGAGATCTTTGAAGCTCTACCAAGCCCTGACCTGAAACACATCGTTGAAGATATCAGGAAAAGCCTTTTCGGTCAAAAGAAGCGGTTAGCTGACATCAGTCCTCCAGAGCTCGCTCCCTACATGGAGCAGATTGAAATGGAGGAAGCAAAGGACATGGCCGAGGAATTTCTCAACAGACACTTGCCTCAAAATCTTTCGTCTTCTACTGTCAACTCACTGGCGTCCCTGCCCCACGCACAATCCGCCCTTGCTGCTGAGCTCCTGAAACAGGCAGCGCTTCTTCATAGATGTTCAGAGGAAATCGGGAAAAGTGGCAGCTTTGAAGGACTAGCCAGCTTGATCCGGACCCTTCCAGGTCACCAAGCCTCTCGCGGCCTGGTCAGCGGATCGCTCTGCATGCGGGAGGCGTTGATTCAGGCCCAGGTGGCCTACGTTGCTTGCAGACTCCGAGCCGTCCACCAACAGGACCTGAACCGGTGTCGTCAGACAGGTCGGGACATGGACACTCTAGTCCAGGACCACGCCCGCAGCGTCAGTGCCATTCACCAGAGTTACGAGTCGTCTCTGAGCGAGGAACGTCTGGGCTTCGGCCAAATGGTGAGCTCGCTCCaagaggagaaccaggagctGAGGAAGGAGCTCAGCGAGAGGCTGAACCAACTCTCTCAGCAGCAGAGACAGCTCCTGGACCTGGGGCAAAACTttgagagggagcaggaggagatgaGTCAGAGGCACAAGCAGGAGCTGAGCCAGGCGGAGCAGAGCCGTGCCACCACAGAGCTGGCCCTGATGGAGGCAGCCACCGACAGCCAGCATAAAGTAGAGGTTCTGCTGGGGGACATGGAGACCCTGGCGGAGAGGCAGGAGAAACATGTAAGGAACCTCGAGGAACAGTTCCAAGAGAAGCTTCGGGAGCTTCAGCACGTTCAGAAGGAGGAGATACGGAAGTTGCAATCCCATTACATGGAAACCATCCGATGCATCCAAGAGAAgcaacagaagaagaagaaccctGACAGCCCGCCGCTAGGCGATGAGGCCTGTGCTATGAGCTCGccgatggaggaagaggagcaggggtATGCAGGAGATGTTGGGAGCAGGGCGGAGGTGGACCCCATGGTGGTTCTGAAGGACAGGATCCTGGAGCTGGAGACACAGATTAACTGCATGAGGGAGGAGCTGGACAGCAAACACCTGGCGGGAGACGTTAGCAGCTTGAAGGAGAAATACCAGAGAGACTTAGAGAGTCTTAAG GCTACGTGTGAGAGAGGGTTTGCCGCCATGGAGGAGACCCACcagaaggtggtggaggaccTCCAGAGGCAGCACCAGAGGGAGGTGTCCAAGCTCCtggaggaaagggagaggcTGCTGGCAGAGGAGACGGCTGCCACCATCTTTG CTATTGAAGCCATGAAGAACGCCCACAAGGAGGACCTGGAGAAGACCCAGCGTCCGGCTCTGAGTGGCCTCAACTCAGACATCGACCAGCTGCACTCTCAATACGA ggCAGAGCTGCAGTCCGTCCACAGGGAGCTGGAGGTGCTGTCGGAGCAGTACAGCCAGAAGTGTCTGGAAAACGCCCACCTGGCCCAGGCTCTGGAGGCCGAGAGGAACGCCCTGCGCCAGTGTCAGCGGGAGAACCAGGAGCTCAACTCACACAaccag GAGCTGAACAACCGGCTGACAGATGAGATCATGAAAATCCGCTCCTGCTTCAGCGGACAGACCGACCTTTCACCTCTGACCCACGGGAAGGACCTGTACGAGCTGGAG GTTCTCCTAAGGATCAAGGAGTCTGAGATCCAGTACCTGAAGCAGGAGATCCACTCCCTCAAGGATGAGCTGCAGTCCGCTCTCAGA gataaGAAGTATTCCAGTGATAAGTACAAAGACATCTACACAGAGCTGAGCATCGTCAAGGCCAAGGCAGACTGTGACATCGGCAAACTGAAGGAGAAGCTCCTGGTTGCCACGGAAGCGCTGGGCGAGAGGAAGGTGGACGGGACGGTTGCCCCTGGATACG ACATCATGAAGTCAAAGAGCACTCCAGACTTCCTGAAGAAGGAACGAATGCCGCTCACTAAACAGCTGAGGGGCGTGCGCTCCAAG AGCCTCAAAGAAGGACTGACCGTCCAGGAGAGGATGAAGCTGTTCGAGGCAAAAGACTCCAAGAAGATCTGA